Sequence from the Saccharopolyspora pogona genome:
CGGGCGACAGCGGCGGGCTCGGGATCCCCGGAATGCGGCGGCGGGTCGCGTCGCTGGGTGGCGAGTTCACCGCGGGTCCCACCGGGGACGGCCGGTTCGAAGTGCAAGCCCGCCTGCCCATCGAAGGACATCCATGATCACCGTGCTGATCGTCGACGACCAGGATCTGGTGCGCATCGGCCTGCGAACCCTCATCGACAGCGAGGACGACCTGACCTGCGTCGGCGAGGCCGCCGACGGGCTGACGGCGGTGGCCGCGGCGCGCGAGCACCGCCCGGACGTGGTCCTGATGGACGTGCGGATGGCCGGCGTTGACGGTCTGGAGGCGACCCGCCGGATCACTGCGGACTCGGAGCTGCCGGACACCAAGGTGATCGTGCTGACCACCTTCGAGATCGACGAGTACGTCTTCGCCGCGCTGCGCGGCGGGGCCAGCGGATTCCTGCTCAAGGACACCAAGCCGGTCGAGCTGCTCCGGGCGATCCGGCTGGTCGCCGGCGGTGAGGCGCTGCTGGCGCCGTCGGCGACCAGGCAGCTGGTCCGGGAGTTCGTGTCGATGGCGCCGCGGTCGCGCCGACCGCACCCGCACCTGCACACGCTCACCGATCGGGAGCGCGAGGTGCTGGGCCTGGTCGCGGAGGGCTTGAACAACGAGGAGATCGCCGAACGCCTGATCGTCAGCCCGGCGACGGCGCGCACCCACGTCAGCCGGGCGATGATCAAGCTGGGCGCGCGGGACCGCGCCCAACTCGTCGTCTTCGCCTACCAGTCGGGGCTGGCCGACTAACGCAACGCCGGTCGCACCCCAGAAACCGGTCGCACCTTCCACGGCCGGGCATCGGGAACCGTGCGCAGCTTCGCGCTCTTCGGCGAGACCACCGGCGAAACCGACGAGTACGGGCTGCCGGTGCGCTACCCGTGGGCCGACGACTACCGCGGCAAGGCGATGGTGCTGTACGGCCACACGCCGATGCCCGAGGCGGAGTGGGTCAACGGCACGATGTGCCTGGACACCGGTTGCGTCTTCGGCGGCAAGCTCACCGCGCTGCGCTACCCGGAGCGCGAGGTCGTGTCGGTGCAGGCGCATCGCGTCTGGTACGAGCCGAAGCGGCCGCTGCTTCCGCCCGACCAGCTGCCGCCGCTGGCCGACTCGGTGTCGCGGCGGGAGCCACACGTGCTCAACGTCGACGACGTCGCGGGCCGTCGTTCGGTGGAAACCCGCCACCACGGGCGGATCGCCGTCCAGCCCGAGCGTGCCGCGGCGGCGCTGGAGGTGATGAGCCGCTTCGCGATCGACCCGAGGTGGCTGTTGTACCTGCCGCCGACGATGGCCCCGGTGGCCACCTCCAACGGGCCCGACGTGCTGGAACATCCCGAGGATGCGTTCGCGGGTTATCGCGCTGCCGGCGTGCAGGATGTGCTGTGCGAGGAGAAGCACATGGGTTCGCGCGCAGTCGTGCTCGTGTGCCGGGATTCGCCGACGGGCGCGACCAGGTTCGGCATTGATGGCCCCGGGGGGTGTACCACCCGCACCGGGCGGCTCTTCTTCGCGCCTGGCCAGACCGAGGAGTTGCTCTCCCGCGTGCGCGCGGCGGTGGATTCGGCCGGTCTGTGGGAAGAGCTGTCGACCGACTGGTTGTTGCTGGACGCCGAGCTCATGCCGTGGAGGGGGCAGCCTGATCACGAGCCAGTACGCCGCGGTCGGCGCGGCGGCGTCCACGGCGCTGCCGAGCGCTGTGGACGTTCTGGCTGCAGCGGCGGAACGCGGCGTCGACGTCGCCGAGTTGCACGCCAAGACCAGTGCGCGGGCGGCCAATGCCGATGCCTACCGGGAGGCGTACCGCCGCTACTGCTGGCCGACCGATGGGCTGGCCGGTGTGCGGCTGGCGCCGTTCCAGGTGTTGGCCACCGAGGGGCGGACCTACCACGGCCTGGAGCACGGCTGGCACCTGGCGTTGGCGGACCGGCTCGTCGGCACCGACCCGGAGTTGTTCGCCACCACCCGCCGGATCGCGGTGGACACCACCGACCCGGCCTCGACCGCGGTGGGCATCGAGTGGTGGGAGGAGCTGACCGGGGGCGGCGGCGAAGGCATGGTGGTCAAGCCGATGGCGAACCTCACCAGGGGGCAGCGCGGCTTGGCCCAGCCGGGTGTGAAGGTGCGCGGCCGGGAGTGTACCTGCGGATCATCTACGGACCCGACTACACCGAGGCGGCGAACATGGACCGCCTCCGCCAGCGGGCCCTCGGCCGCAAACG
This genomic interval carries:
- a CDS encoding response regulator transcription factor, with amino-acid sequence MITVLIVDDQDLVRIGLRTLIDSEDDLTCVGEAADGLTAVAAAREHRPDVVLMDVRMAGVDGLEATRRITADSELPDTKVIVLTTFEIDEYVFAALRGGASGFLLKDTKPVELLRAIRLVAGGEALLAPSATRQLVREFVSMAPRSRRPHPHLHTLTDREREVLGLVAEGLNNEEIAERLIVSPATARTHVSRAMIKLGARDRAQLVVFAYQSGLAD